DNA from Kitasatospora acidiphila:
CTGCTCGGCTGCGGTGGGCGCGGCGTACCGGTGCCGCAGCTCCTCGGCGATCGGGTCCAGCCGGCGGTTCGCGAAGCGCGCGTACCAGGCGGCGATGGCGAAGGTGCTGACGAACTGCAGCAGGCCCATCAGCAGTGCCACGTTGATGCTGCCGAACAGCGTGGCGGCCATGAAGCCGTGCGCATAGCTGGAGAGCAGCACGTAGAGCAGGTACCAGAGCAGGAAGCCGACGGTCACCGGGAAGGCGAAACCGCGGGTGGTGCTGCGCAGGGTGCGTAGGGCGGGGTCCTGGGTGATCTGGTCCGCGAGGGCGGGGGCGGGGGCGGTTGCCGTGAGGTCGCCGCCGGCCTGGGGCTCGGGTTGAGCGGGATGGTCCACTCCATCTCTCCTGACGTCGTGATTCATCCAATCGGTTCTTCGGATCGATGTACCCAAACTCTGGCCGAAATACATCGTTTGGCGAATTTACGTACGCCAAAAGTCCACAGGGGCGGTGTCGACCCACGACACCGCCCCCGCTGGGGAGTTGAGCGCCCGTCAGGCGCTTCAGATTATCTGCTGGTCCGTTTAATAATGCCCATTAGTCGAGACCGGCAATCGAACCTGAATTCGATCCTCGAATGAGAATGCGAACGGAAGCGCGAATCAGAACGCGATCCGCACCTTGAGCGCCGAGCGGTCGTCCATCGCGCGGTAGCCGTCCGGCACGCCGTCCAGGTCCACCGTGCGGTCGAAGACCAGGCCGGGCTCGATCCGGCCATTCAGCACGTCGACGAGCAGCTCCGGGATGTAGGCGCGAGCCGGCGCGACGCCGCCGCCGAGCGCGACGTTCCGGCCGAACATCTGGCCGATGTCGACACCGGCGCTGCCGCCGTGCGGCACCCCGACGTAGCCGACCGCGCCGCCGTCCCGGGCGATCGAGATCGCGGTCCGCATCGACTCCTCGGTCCCGACCGCCTCCAGCACCGCGTGCGCGCCATGACCGCCGGTCAGCTCGCGCACCGCCTCGATGGCCGCCTCGCCGCGCTCGGCCACCACATCGGTGGCCCCGAACCGCCGGGCGATCGCGGTGCGCACCTCGTGCCGGCCCAGCGCGATGATCCGCTCGGCACCCAGCCGCTGCGCGGCCAGCACCCCGCACAGCCCCACCGCGCCGTCGCCGACCACGGCGACCGTGGCCCCCGGGCGCACCTTGGCCGCCACCGCCGCGTGGTGACCGGTGGCCATCACATCGGAGAGCGCCAGCAGGCTCGGCAGCAGCGCCTGGTCGGTGGCCGCCTCCTTGGGCAGCTGCACCAGGGTGCCGTCGGCGAACGGCACCCGGACCGCCTCGCCCTGCCCGCCGTCCGAACCCACGCTGCCCCAGAAGCCACCGTGCGGGCAGGAGGTCTGCAGGCCCTCGCGGCAGTAGTCGCAGACGCCGTCGGACCACACGAACGGAGCAACCACGAAGTCGCCCGGCTTGACGCCGTTCACCTCACTGCCGACCGCTTCGACGATGCCGAGGAACTCGTGTCCGATCCGCTGGCCGGCCTCACGGGCCGCGACCCCGCGATAGGCCCACAGGTCGCTGCCGCAGATACAGGCGTTGACCACCCGCACCACCGCGTCGGTGGGCTGCTGGACCACCGGGTCGGGGACCTCCTCGATCCGGATGTCGTTCGGGCCGTGGATCACGGTGGCGCGCATAAGTGCTGTTCCTCACATCGACAAAGAGATTGTGCCGCTTGTACGACTGATCCCATTGGTCACTTTATTCCCGAAGTCGGTAGCCCCCGCACTGCACCGAGCGCGCCAAAGCAACAGGGATTGGACATGAATTCACTCGATCGAGTGCAGGGAACGGGTCCTGCCGGATCGGATCCGCTCCACCGCGGCGCCACCCCCGGAGACGTCGACGACCAGCACCCCTGACGCATCCGCCTGCGCGGCTCCGATGTGACCGGTGGCCGTGCCGCCGCCCGGGCCGCCCGGCAACAGCACCGCGAGCGGCCCGTGATCGGCCCGTGAGCGCGAGGTTAAGCTGTTGCACCATGCATGCGCTCCAGCCGCCGGCCGGCCCGATCCCGTTCCAGCGCACCGGCCCGGCCGAGGCCACCGGTGCGGCGGTCGGCGCACCCTCGGAAGACCTTGCGGCTGCCGGCTACGTGGTGGTCGACGTCGAGACCACCGGCCTGGGCCGCACCGACCGGGTGATCTCGATCGGCCTCTACCGGCTGGACGCCGACGGCAACGAGATCGACCACTGGTACACCCTGGTCAACCCGCAGCGCGATCCAGGGCCGGTCTGGATCCACGGCCTGACCAGCGCGATGCTGGCCGACGCCCCGACCTTCCCGGAGATCGCCGAGGAGTTCGCGCAGCGGCTGCACGGCCGGGTGATGGTGGCGCACAACGCACTCTTCGACTGGAACATGATCTCGCGCGAGTTCGCCCGCGCCGGATCCCGCGCGCCGGTGGAGCAGCGGGTCTGCACCATGGTGCTCTCCCGCGACCTCGGCCTGCCGCTGCCCAACGGCCGACTCGCCACCCTCGCCGAGTACTTCGGCGTGCAGCAGCGCCACGCGCACAACGCGCTGGACGACGCCCGGGTGCTCGCCGAGGCGTTCCGCCCCAGCCTGCACCTGGCCCGCAGCGGCGGCGTGCCGCTCCCGCTGACCACCTGCGTGGCCGTCACCGACCTCGGCGAGGACACCGCCGCGGCGCCGCTCGCCCCGGCGCGCGGCTCCTGGTCCTCCTCCTACCGCCAGGTCCGCAAGCGGCCGCCGTGCCCGTACCCCAACCCGGGCCGCTGGCAGGAGGGCGGGCCGCTCGTCCAGGGCATGCGGGTGGCGATCACCGGCGACACCGCCACCGACCGCGAACTCCTTGAGGACCGGGCGATCGCCGCCGGGCTGCACATCGCCGCCTCGGTGAGCCGGCTCACCAGCCTGCTGGTCACCAACGAACCCGGCAGCTGGAGCGGCAAGGCCCGCAAGGCCCGCGAGGTCGGCACCCCGGTGATCGGCGAGGACGCCTTCCTCCAGCTCCTGTCCGACGTCGCACCCCACCCGGCCCGGGCCCCGGCCGCCGCTAGGCCCGGGCCGCACCCCACCCCCGTCGTCGGACGCAGCCACTCCGCCACCGTCCCCGTCGTCGGACGCAGCCCCTCCGCCACCTCCGCCGCCCCCTGCGGCAGGATGAGCACCATGGATCTCGGACTGCAGGACAAGGTGTACGTGCTCACCGGCGCCAGCCGCGGCCTCGGCTTCGCCGCCGCCCGCGAGCTGGTGGCCGACGGCGCCCGGGTGGTCCTGACGGGCCGTCACAAGGACCGCCTCGACGCCGCCGTCTCCGTGCTGGGCGGCCCCGACCACGCGCACGGCGTGGTGGCCGACAACGCCGACCCGGCCGCTGCCGGGCAGGTGATCGCCGCCGCCACCGACCGGTTCGGGCGCTTCGACGGCGTCCTGATCAGCGTCGGCGGCCCGACCGCCGGCCCCGTCCTCACGGCCGCCGACGACGACTGGCGCAGCGCCTTCGAGTCCGTCTTCCTCGGCGCCCTGCGCCTGGCCCGCACCGCCGCCGATTCCCTCACCGACGGCGGCGTGATCGGCTTCGTGCTCTCCAGCTCGGTGCGCCAGCCGATCCCGGGCCTGGGCATCTCCAACGGCCTGCGCCCGGGCCTGGCGATGGCCGCCAAGTCGCTCGCCAACGAGCTCGGCCCGCGCGGCATCCGGGTCCTCGGCCTGCTGCCCGCCCGCATCGACACCGACCGGGTGCGCGAACTCGACGCCCTCGCCCCGGACCCCGCCGCCGCCCGCGCCGCCGCCAGTGCCGCGATCCCGCTGGGCCGCTACGGCACCCCCGAGGAGTTCGGCAAGGTCGCCGCCTTCGCCCTCTCCCCGGCCGCCTCCTACCTCACCGGCGTGATGATCCCGGTCGACGGCGGCGCCCTGACGGCGCTGTAACCTGCCGCAACGGCGCCTCACTCAGCCCGGAGCGAGGAGCCACCGCAGCGCAGGGGGTACTTGATGGGCATGAACGACGCAGCCAGGGCCGAGTGGTGGGAGAGCCTGCCGGCCGGGATCCGCGACCAGGTCGACGGGTACGTCCTCCAGGACTCCGTCATGCGGGCGGTGCAACTGGTCTTCAAGGTCGGCCGCGCTTCCCACGGCATCGGCCTCAACACCGCCCAGGGAATCGTCGCCGACCGCTACGAGCACTACGGCGACCGCATCGCCCGCACCCCGGACAGCCCGCTCGACCTGGATTCCCTGGCTTACCGCGCCGCCGGCTTTCCCGGCCGCATCCTGGCGATCGAGGCGGTCTGGGACGGCGACACCGTCCACGACTGGTTCGTGGAGCTGCTGGCCGTCACCGACGAGCCCGCGAATGACCACCACCTCGCCACCGTCTACTTCTCCACGGCCAGGAACTACCTTGCCGCGCAGCACACTTCCGACCCCCGCCCGCTCCCCGCCATCGCCGCCGACCGGGCCGGCCGCGCCCTGGCCGCCCACCTCGCGGTCCCCTTCCACTTCGCCAGCCCGGACACCCCGGACGACGAAGCCCCCGCTGGCGGCCGTAGCCCTCCTACTTGTTCAGGTAGGCCAGTACCGCCCGCACCCGCCGGTTGCCGTCCTCGTCATCGGTGATGCCCAACTTGCCGAACAGCGAGGTGGTGTACTTGCCGATCGCGCTCTCGCTCAGGAAGAGCCGCCGCCCGATCGCCTGGTTGGACAGTCCCTCGGCCATCAGCCCCAGCACCGCGAACTCGCGGTCGGTGAGCCGCTTGAACGCCCGATCCGGGGAGCCGCTGGACAGCAGCTTCGCGATCACGGCCGGGTCCATGGCGGTTCCGCCCGCGGCAACGCGTTCCAGCGCCCCGACGAACTGGTCGGCGTCGAACACGCTCTCCTTGAGCAGGTAGCCGATCCCGCCGGAACCGTCGGCCAGCAACTCCCGTGCGTACAGCTGCTCGACATGCTGGGAGAGGATCAGCACCGGCAGCCCGGGCACCTCCGCCCGGGCGGTGAGGGCTGCGCGCAGGCCCTCGTCCGACTGGGTCGGCGGCATCCGCACGTCGATGACGGAGACGTCCGGGCGCCAGGTCCGCAGCGCGTCGAGCGTCTCGGGCCCGGTGGCGGCCGTCGCCACCACCTGGTGCCCGCAGGCCTCGATCAGGCGGACCATGCCGTCGCGGAGCAGGTAGAGGTCTTCGGCTACAAGGATTCGCATGGCACCGCCATCCTGGCACGGGTCGGGCCGCCCGGCGGGCTGGTGATCTCCAAGGTGCCGTCGAAGACCGCGAGTCGGCGGCGCAGGCCTTCGAGTCCGCCGCCGGCCCGTTCGCCGGCCCCGCCCCGGCCGTCGTCCTCGACCTCGGCGACGATGCCCAGGTCATCCCTCGTCAGGCAGACCCGCGCCCGCGAAGCCCCGGCGTGCCGGACGGCGTTGGTGAGCAGTTCGGCGAGGCCGAAGTAGACGGCGGACTCGATCGGCGGGTCCAGGCGCAGTGCGGTGTCGTCGGCGCTGACGGACACATCGAGCGGGATGTCCAGGGCGAGGGCCCGGACGGCGTCGGCGAGCCCTCGCTCGCTCAGTACGGGCGGGCTGATCCCCCTGATGAGTTCGCGCAGTTCGGCCAGCGAGGCGGTGGCGCCGGCCTGCGCGTCCCGCATCAGCGCCTTGGCCTGGTCGGGGTCGGTCTCCATCAGTCGCCGGGCGGTGGCCAGCGAGAGTCCCAGCGCGACCAACCGGGCCTGCGCACCGTCGTGCAAGTCCCGTTCGATGCGCCGGATTTCGGCAGCCTGCGCGACGGTGGTGTCCGCGCGCTGGGCGGTCAGCTCCGTCACCCGGTCCGCCAGCGCCATCGCGGGCGACGGGCGCAGGAAGCGGACGGCCACCGGCTCGATGGGTCGCCAGGCGTACGGGGCGGCGGCGACGGCCAGCACCGCGCCGAGCACCCCGACCAGGCGCGCGACGGACTCAGACCGCCCGAGCCCGAGCACCGCCGCAACCACGCCGGCCGGCGGGGCGCAGGCGACCAGGCCCGCGGTGAACGGGACGATCGCGATGAACCGCAGATCGCGCCAGTTGGCGGGATCGTGCCGGCGGGTCCGCCACTTCTGGTCCATCAGGGCGTCCCGGCGGGTGCGTTCATAGGAGAAGCCGTTCCACCAGAAGCCGGTGGACAGCCGCGTCAGCTGCCCGGGCTGCCGGTACCCGTCGGGGATGACGGTGGCGGTCCACCGCGCGACCAGGAGGCGGACGATCCGGCAGACCGGCCGGGACAGTGCCACCGTGCCCACGCACACCAGCACCACCGGCAGCAGCCACGACCACGGGTTCTCCGCACCCCACCAGATCCCCAGCGCGACGGCGGCGGCCCACACGGCGGGAACCAGCAGGCTCACCGCCACCACGACGCACGCCCGCCCGAACCCCACTGCGGCGCGCACCACCCACAAGCCGAGCTGTCCCACCCTGTCCCCCTCGCCATCCGTCCCGTCCGGTACTCCCACTCTGCACCGCCCGACACCCACCGCCACCATGATCAGCCCGGGAGTGGGGCTAGCCCCACCCACCCGTACGTCCAGGCCCATACCGGCCGGCTCGCCTGCTCCGTAGCGTCAATGACCATGGACACCAACGCGAACACCACCTCCGACTCCGCTCGCGGCTCCGCCCTCGCCTTCGGCTTCGGCAGGACGAAGAACAGCATCACCGTCTTCGGTGCACTCAGCGCCGCCGCCCTCGTCGCGGTCATCGCGCTGGCGAGCAGCGGCCATTCGGCGAACACCTTCATGTGGGTCCGGGCCGTGCTGCTGCCCGTGGTCGCCGTCCTGATCCACCGTCTGGCGGTCTCCGCCGCCCGGGGCTCCCGCCGCGCCTTCGACCGCCTGCGCGCCCTCGCCGTCATCATGCCGATCGCCATCGTCGGCGTCGACCTGATCCCCGGCGTCTGCCCGCCCTGGTACGCGGCGATGCAGGCAGTGTGCGTGCTGCCCGTCGTCCGGG
Protein-coding regions in this window:
- a CDS encoding zinc-dependent alcohol dehydrogenase family protein, translated to MRATVIHGPNDIRIEEVPDPVVQQPTDAVVRVVNACICGSDLWAYRGVAAREAGQRIGHEFLGIVEAVGSEVNGVKPGDFVVAPFVWSDGVCDYCREGLQTSCPHGGFWGSVGSDGGQGEAVRVPFADGTLVQLPKEAATDQALLPSLLALSDVMATGHHAAVAAKVRPGATVAVVGDGAVGLCGVLAAQRLGAERIIALGRHEVRTAIARRFGATDVVAERGEAAIEAVRELTGGHGAHAVLEAVGTEESMRTAISIARDGGAVGYVGVPHGGSAGVDIGQMFGRNVALGGGVAPARAYIPELLVDVLNGRIEPGLVFDRTVDLDGVPDGYRAMDDRSALKVRIAF
- a CDS encoding SDR family oxidoreductase, which translates into the protein MDLGLQDKVYVLTGASRGLGFAAARELVADGARVVLTGRHKDRLDAAVSVLGGPDHAHGVVADNADPAAAGQVIAAATDRFGRFDGVLISVGGPTAGPVLTAADDDWRSAFESVFLGALRLARTAADSLTDGGVIGFVLSSSVRQPIPGLGISNGLRPGLAMAAKSLANELGPRGIRVLGLLPARIDTDRVRELDALAPDPAAARAAASAAIPLGRYGTPEEFGKVAAFALSPAASYLTGVMIPVDGGALTAL
- a CDS encoding sensor histidine kinase, translated to MGQLGLWVVRAAVGFGRACVVVAVSLLVPAVWAAAVALGIWWGAENPWSWLLPVVLVCVGTVALSRPVCRIVRLLVARWTATVIPDGYRQPGQLTRLSTGFWWNGFSYERTRRDALMDQKWRTRRHDPANWRDLRFIAIVPFTAGLVACAPPAGVVAAVLGLGRSESVARLVGVLGAVLAVAAAPYAWRPIEPVAVRFLRPSPAMALADRVTELTAQRADTTVAQAAEIRRIERDLHDGAQARLVALGLSLATARRLMETDPDQAKALMRDAQAGATASLAELRELIRGISPPVLSERGLADAVRALALDIPLDVSVSADDTALRLDPPIESAVYFGLAELLTNAVRHAGASRARVCLTRDDLGIVAEVEDDGRGGAGERAGGGLEGLRRRLAVFDGTLEITSPPGGPTRARMAVPCESL
- a CDS encoding DUF485 domain-containing protein, translating into MDHPAQPEPQAGGDLTATAPAPALADQITQDPALRTLRSTTRGFAFPVTVGFLLWYLLYVLLSSYAHGFMAATLFGSINVALLMGLLQFVSTFAIAAWYARFANRRLDPIAEELRHRYAAPTAAEQAPRNATPQEAGE
- a CDS encoding response regulator transcription factor, which translates into the protein MRILVAEDLYLLRDGMVRLIEACGHQVVATAATGPETLDALRTWRPDVSVIDVRMPPTQSDEGLRAALTARAEVPGLPVLILSQHVEQLYARELLADGSGGIGYLLKESVFDADQFVGALERVAAGGTAMDPAVIAKLLSSGSPDRAFKRLTDREFAVLGLMAEGLSNQAIGRRLFLSESAIGKYTTSLFGKLGITDDEDGNRRVRAVLAYLNK